Proteins encoded within one genomic window of Prochlorococcus marinus str. MIT 9515:
- a CDS encoding YciI family protein: MSIYIKTELIKKEFLTKNDLKHRIINEHINWVKNLNKRGIDIKSGYLVDEFKRPGAGGLLIIEMNTYKDALEIIKNDPMIKNNIVEWKLNEWIDINQLII; encoded by the coding sequence ATGTCTATCTACATCAAGACTGAACTAATCAAAAAAGAATTCCTAACAAAAAATGATCTAAAACATCGAATAATCAACGAACATATTAATTGGGTAAAAAATTTAAATAAACGAGGGATTGATATTAAGAGTGGATACTTAGTTGATGAATTTAAAAGACCAGGAGCGGGCGGGTTATTAATTATTGAAATGAATACTTATAAAGATGCCCTAGAAATTATAAAAAATGACCCGATGATAAAAAATAACATCGTTGAATGGAAACTAAATGAATGGATTGATATCAATCAATTAATAATTTAG
- the lipA gene encoding lipoyl synthase: protein MTNILNNSVAKPEWLRVKAPQVERIGNISNLLSDLKLNTVCQEASCPNIGECFASGTATFLIMGPGCTRACPYCDINFDRSKRDLDPTEPDRLAEAVHRMKLKHVVITSVNRDDLDDGGASQFYKCVSEVRIKSPQTTIELLIPDLCGNWGALEQVLDSKPNVLNHNIETVPSLYRKVRPQGNYQRTLELLKRTREYFPNVYTKSGFMLGLGEKDDEVLNLLMDLRRNDVDIVTIGQYLSPGPKHLPVQRFVSPSKFNYFKLFGEDELGFMQIVSSPLTRSSYHAEEIQKLMKKHPR from the coding sequence TTGACTAATATTTTAAATAATTCAGTTGCCAAACCTGAATGGTTAAGAGTAAAAGCACCTCAAGTTGAGAGAATTGGTAATATTTCAAATTTATTGAGTGATCTAAAATTAAATACAGTTTGTCAAGAAGCAAGCTGTCCTAACATTGGGGAATGTTTTGCCAGCGGTACTGCAACCTTTTTAATCATGGGCCCTGGTTGCACTAGGGCATGTCCATATTGCGATATTAATTTTGATAGATCAAAGAGAGATTTAGACCCAACAGAACCTGACCGTTTAGCAGAGGCTGTACATAGAATGAAACTTAAGCATGTGGTAATAACATCAGTTAACAGAGATGATCTTGATGATGGTGGTGCTTCTCAATTCTACAAATGTGTCTCGGAAGTTAGAATAAAGTCTCCTCAAACTACTATTGAATTATTAATCCCAGATTTATGTGGCAACTGGGGAGCACTTGAACAGGTATTAGATTCTAAACCAAATGTTTTGAATCATAATATTGAAACTGTACCAAGCTTGTATAGAAAAGTAAGACCACAAGGAAACTATCAAAGAACTTTAGAGTTACTTAAAAGAACAAGAGAATATTTTCCAAATGTTTATACAAAGTCAGGTTTTATGCTTGGATTAGGAGAAAAGGATGATGAAGTTTTAAATCTCCTAATGGATCTAAGAAGAAATGATGTAGATATAGTTACTATTGGACAATACTTATCTCCAGGCCCAAAACATCTTCCTGTTCAAAGATTTGTGAGCCCTTCGAAATTTAATTATTTTAAATTATTTGGAGAAGATGAATTAGGTTTTATGCAAATCGTGAGTTCTCCTTTAACACGTAGTAGTTATCATGCTGAAGAAATTCAAAAACTCATGAAAAAACATCCAAGATAA
- a CDS encoding recombinase family protein, protein MNSRLLSILLHLFVLLSVLLRVFDTVKNICIRTLTFKFKRKRFLLSEKNKTCKSIGYARAINSEFDNLEEQIKRLKNEGCSLIFSEIISLDEKIKPELKKALNYLSKGDELILTELDRAFSNRNECIKTITKLLNNEVSLRTLSGFLSPKNSSEIYSSVFNILYELDKLDNECLGERKKEIILQRRLNGNNLGGRPKISPLKESLVIRLRNEGCSYRSIRTQTGIALSTIRRIILDGEDN, encoded by the coding sequence TTGAATTCTCGCTTATTATCAATATTATTACATTTATTTGTTCTATTAAGTGTTTTATTAAGAGTATTTGATACAGTTAAAAATATATGTATTAGAACATTGACTTTTAAATTTAAAAGAAAAAGATTTCTTTTATCTGAAAAAAACAAAACTTGTAAATCTATTGGATATGCTAGAGCTATAAATAGTGAATTTGATAACTTAGAAGAACAAATAAAACGTTTAAAAAATGAAGGTTGCAGTTTAATCTTTTCAGAAATTATAAGTTTGGATGAAAAAATAAAACCAGAACTAAAAAAAGCTTTAAATTATTTATCAAAAGGAGATGAATTAATCCTTACTGAACTAGATCGCGCATTTTCCAATAGAAATGAATGCATAAAAACAATCACTAAACTATTGAATAATGAAGTTAGTTTGAGAACTTTATCTGGTTTTTTATCTCCAAAAAATTCTTCAGAGATATATTCTTCAGTTTTTAATATCTTATATGAATTAGACAAATTAGATAATGAATGCTTAGGAGAAAGAAAAAAAGAAATAATTTTACAAAGAAGATTAAATGGTAATAATTTAGGCGGCAGACCAAAAATTAGTCCTTTAAAAGAATCATTAGTAATTAGATTACGTAACGAGGGTTGTTCATATCGATCAATTAGAACTCAAACTGGAATTGCTTTATCAACAATTAGAAGAATAATTTTAGATGGAGAAGATAATTAA